One genomic window of Immundisolibacter sp. includes the following:
- a CDS encoding TorF family putative porin, translating to MKKTILTSLATAGLLASAGAIADVSGNISLTSDYVFRGLSQTDEKPAIQGGFDYAHDSGAYLGVWASNVDFEDGDEAEIEIDLYGGMAGTMGDLGWQFGGIYYNYPGVADSSGLKYDYWEVGPTLTYPVGPATASLMVMWSPNFFNETGKGLYTELGLSAPVGSFEIGGTFGHQDIERNVKFGTPDYNNWSLYASTELAGVGLKLAYTDTELSSSECFGGGVFADWCDARAVFSISKDL from the coding sequence ATGAAGAAGACCATCCTGACGTCATTGGCCACAGCTGGCTTGCTCGCCTCAGCCGGCGCCATCGCCGACGTAAGCGGCAATATTTCGCTCACCAGCGACTACGTCTTCCGGGGCCTCAGCCAGACGGATGAGAAACCGGCCATCCAGGGCGGCTTTGATTACGCGCACGACAGCGGCGCCTATCTGGGTGTCTGGGCCTCGAATGTCGACTTCGAAGACGGAGACGAGGCCGAGATAGAAATCGATCTGTACGGCGGAATGGCCGGCACGATGGGTGATCTGGGCTGGCAGTTCGGCGGCATTTACTACAACTACCCGGGCGTGGCGGACAGCTCCGGCCTGAAGTACGACTACTGGGAAGTCGGTCCGACGCTGACCTACCCGGTCGGGCCGGCCACCGCCAGCCTGATGGTGATGTGGAGTCCGAACTTCTTCAACGAGACCGGCAAGGGTCTGTATACGGAACTCGGCCTGTCTGCACCGGTCGGCTCGTTCGAAATTGGCGGCACCTTCGGCCACCAGGATATCGAACGCAACGTGAAATTCGGCACGCCGGACTACAACAACTGGTCGTTGTACGCCTCCACCGAATTGGCCGGTGTTGGCCTGAAGCTGGCCTACACGGACACCGAGCTGAGCAGCAGCGAGTGCTTTGGCGGCGGCGTGTTCGCCGACTGGTGCGATGCTCGCGCGGTATTCAGCATCAGCAAGGATCTGTAA
- the icd gene encoding NADP-dependent isocitrate dehydrogenase, with the protein MAYQKIIVPTDGTCITANADNSLKVPDRPIIPFIEGDGIGIDVTPPMIKVLDAAVAKAYGGKRSIAWMEIYAGEKAVATYGDDAWLPAETLTAMREFLVGIKGPLTTPVGGGMRSLNVALRQELDLYVCLRPVRYYPGTPSPIKRPQDTDMVIFRENSEDIYAGIEWAARSPEARKLIDFLIKEMGVTKIRFPESSGIGIKPVSEEGTQRLVRKAIQYAIDNDRPSVTLVHKGNIMKFTEGGFRDWGYALAKSEFGAVEIDGGPWCSFKNPRTGKEIVVKDAIADAFLQQILTRPRDYSVIATLNLNGDYVSDALAAQVGGIGIAPGANMSDTVALFEATHGTAPKYAGKNMSNPGSIILSGEMMLRHLGWAEAADLIVKGIGGAIQAKTVTYDFERLMDGATKLGSREFGQAIIANM; encoded by the coding sequence ATGGCTTACCAAAAAATTATTGTACCCACCGACGGCACATGCATCACCGCGAACGCCGACAACTCCCTGAAGGTGCCGGACCGGCCGATCATTCCGTTCATCGAGGGTGACGGCATCGGCATCGACGTGACGCCACCGATGATCAAGGTGCTGGACGCCGCCGTCGCCAAGGCCTACGGCGGCAAGCGTTCGATTGCCTGGATGGAGATTTACGCCGGCGAGAAGGCGGTGGCCACTTATGGCGACGACGCCTGGCTGCCGGCCGAGACGCTGACGGCGATGCGCGAGTTTCTGGTCGGTATCAAGGGGCCGCTGACCACGCCTGTCGGCGGCGGCATGCGCTCGCTGAACGTGGCCCTGCGCCAGGAACTGGATCTTTACGTGTGCCTGCGCCCGGTGCGCTACTACCCCGGCACCCCGAGTCCCATCAAGCGGCCGCAAGACACCGACATGGTGATTTTTCGCGAGAATTCCGAGGACATCTACGCCGGCATCGAGTGGGCGGCGCGCTCGCCGGAAGCCCGCAAGCTGATCGATTTCCTGATCAAGGAAATGGGCGTCACGAAAATCCGCTTCCCGGAAAGCTCCGGCATCGGCATCAAGCCGGTGTCCGAGGAAGGCACGCAGCGGCTGGTGCGCAAGGCCATCCAGTACGCCATCGACAACGACCGCCCGTCGGTGACGCTGGTGCACAAGGGCAACATCATGAAATTCACGGAAGGCGGCTTCCGGGACTGGGGCTACGCGCTGGCGAAATCCGAGTTCGGCGCGGTTGAAATCGACGGCGGGCCGTGGTGCAGCTTCAAGAACCCGCGCACCGGCAAGGAAATCGTGGTCAAGGACGCGATTGCGGATGCCTTTTTGCAGCAGATCCTGACCCGTCCGCGCGACTACAGCGTGATCGCCACGCTGAACCTGAACGGTGACTATGTGTCGGATGCCCTGGCGGCGCAGGTCGGCGGCATCGGCATTGCGCCGGGCGCCAATATGTCCGACACGGTGGCGCTGTTCGAGGCCACGCACGGTACGGCGCCCAAGTACGCCGGCAAGAACATGTCAAACCCCGGCTCGATCATTCTGTCCGGCGAGATGATGCTGCGGCACCTGGGCTGGGCCGAGGCGGCCGACCTGATCGTCAAGGGCATCGGTGGCGCCATCCAGGCCAAGACTGTGACCTATGACTTCGAGCGCCTGATGGACGGCGCCACCAAACTGGGTAGCCGCGAGTTCGGGCAGGCCATCATCGCCAATATGTGA
- a CDS encoding AbrB/MazE/SpoVT family DNA-binding domain-containing protein produces MQTEIKKWGNSAVVRLPAPMLSELALIVGSRIELKHENGRLVIEPVRPVREGWFSTPIATDEDAFATIPPDEGDDEWVW; encoded by the coding sequence ATGCAAACCGAAATCAAAAAATGGGGTAACAGCGCCGTGGTCCGCTTGCCGGCGCCCATGCTGTCCGAGCTTGCCCTGATCGTGGGCTCGCGCATCGAACTGAAACACGAAAATGGCCGTCTGGTCATCGAGCCGGTCCGCCCCGTGCGCGAGGGCTGGTTTAGCACGCCCATCGCCACGGACGAAGACGCCTTCGCCACCATCCCACCGGACGAAGGCGATGACGAATGGGTGTGGTGA
- a CDS encoding 2Fe-2S iron-sulfur cluster binding domain-containing protein, translating into MTQHTILITDSGETFPCAEDQSVLHGMSRLGRKGIPQGCFGGGCGVCKIQVLEGRYHTRKMSRDQVTAEEEQAGYALACRTFADADLTLRVVGKLHKALTR; encoded by the coding sequence GTGACCCAGCACACCATCCTGATTACCGACAGCGGCGAGACCTTCCCCTGCGCCGAGGATCAGTCCGTCCTGCACGGCATGAGCCGCCTCGGCCGCAAGGGCATTCCGCAGGGCTGTTTCGGTGGCGGCTGCGGCGTATGCAAGATTCAGGTGCTGGAAGGCCGCTACCACACCCGCAAGATGAGCCGCGACCAGGTCACGGCCGAGGAAGAACAGGCCGGCTACGCGCTCGCCTGCCGTACCTTCGCCGACGCCGACCTCACGCTGCGCGTGGTCGGCAAGCTACACAAGGCGCTGACGCGGTGA
- a CDS encoding type II toxin-antitoxin system PemK/MazF family toxin produces the protein MGVVRRGEVYWVNLDPTVGTEIRKTRPGLVISPDDMNAALPRIIVAPLTSKGQPLGCRPTVEFGGKQARILLDQLRSIDKRRLGGRMGSIDLALWHPVLVEMLA, from the coding sequence ATGGGTGTGGTGAGGCGCGGCGAGGTCTACTGGGTCAATCTTGACCCGACCGTCGGCACCGAAATCCGCAAGACCCGACCCGGCCTGGTGATTTCGCCCGACGACATGAACGCCGCCCTGCCGCGCATCATCGTGGCGCCGCTGACCAGCAAGGGACAGCCGCTGGGCTGCCGTCCCACGGTGGAATTTGGCGGCAAGCAGGCGCGCATCCTGCTCGATCAGCTGCGGTCCATCGACAAACGCAGGCTGGGCGGTCGCATGGGCAGTATCGACCTGGCCTTATGGCATCCGGTGCTGGTGGAGATGCTGGCGTAG